The Oligoflexus sp. DNA window ATGTTATCGACCAGCATGGGGTCGATATCATTGATCGGCAGACGGTCGTAGTAGGGAAGATCCAGCTGAATGGCCAGAGCCTTCAGCATGTCCTCTTCACTGACGAAATTGTTGGCGACGAGGACCTCACCAAGTTTTTTGGTGCTACCCTCTTCGTTCTGCTCACGCAGCGCTTCCTGCAGCTGTTTTTCCGTGATCGTCTTGGACTCGACCAGGATCTGGCCGAGTGTTTTATGCTGCAGACTGCGAAAATCCACGGAAGGCAGACGGGTCCACTTGGGGGCTGCCTCAGACTTCTTAGCTGTATTGTCCGTATCCGTCATCGAGCCACTTCCTTCATTTCGCAGGCCGAGTCCATATCACTGAGGCGGTTCCATGGGTTCCGGCATATCCATGGGCTCCGGTGTGGGAACGGGAACCGGTGGCGGCGGCGGCGGTGGTGGTGGCGGCACATCGTTGCCTCCATCCATACCTCCTCCTGGTCCACCCATCATCGGAGTCTCATCGAATCCACCCGTCGGCATAGGCACCGTGGTGGGATCTTCCGGACGCTCGCCCAGTTCAGGCTTGCCCGCTGGTTTTTCTTCCAATTCGCCCCTATCTTCCTGCTGCTGACGCCGCAGAAGTTCCTGCTCACGCTCTTCGCGGGCATCGTTGGCATCGGGATGATAACGACCGGCGTCACGGGCAGGCAGGGCTTTGATGAATTCATCATCTTCATCCGAACCGAAGGCTTTCGCCATCAGGTCGTCGCGTTCCTGAACCTTCTTATCATAGATGGCCGCAAGGTCATTGGCACCGTAAACGATATGCGGCGTCAGGAAAATCATCAGACTCGTGGTTTCCTTCTTCAGCGTGCTGTTGCGGAACAGCCAGCCGAGGATGGGAATGTCACCGAGCAGAGGGATCTTCTGATAGATCTCGGCTTCGCGGCGTTTCACAAGGCCCGAGATCACAGCGGTCTGACCATTTTTCACGGTCACGAGCTGCGAGGTCTGGCGCTTGTTGATGTTGGGCAAATTCGTGTTCGGGTTCAGTCCGCCTTCGCTGGCTTCCAGATCCAGCTTCAGCGTCACGTAGTTTCCTGTGTGGCTGATGTTCGGCTTGAGTTCGAGGCTCAGGTCCGCATCCTCTTTTTCCACTTTTTCAATCGCACCGACACCGATGGCGGCCGATTGCGTTGCGGTTTTATAGAAGATCTTGTCGCCGACCACGATCTTCGCGACTTCGTTGTTCGAGGTCAGAAGGTGCGGCGAGGACAGAACGCGGGTGTTGCCGTCGGATTTCAGCATGGTGATCAGACCGGCAGGAGTCACCGAACCGATACCAGGAATCTCAATGGGCTGACCGGCGAGGACGCCGATCGTAAAGTCCTTGCTCAGAGCGCTCGCGACACCGGCTTTGGTCGTCGTATCAAGGGCTGCGTTGGCGCCACCGGCATTGGTGATCGACGAGGCCGCGACGATAGGCGTCACGCCCTGGCCCTGCCAGCCATAGGATTGAATGCTCTTGCCGCTTTTGCTGCCGAGCAAGATCGAAGTGCCGAAGCTGAAATCGTCCGAAAGATTCACATCCAGGATATCGGCTTCCACATAGACCTGAGGCCGGCGACGATCGAGCTTGCGGACGATCGAGTTGATCGCATCATAAGCCGCGCGGGAGCCGGTGATCAGAAGGGAGTTCGAACTTTCATCAGCGGTGATCTTCACGTTGTCGCCCAGTTCGGCGACAGGGGCAGGACCCGACGGAGTGTTCATCCGTCCGCTGTTATTCTGTCCAATCGTCCGCACGGGCGAGCTGATGGGAGTCCGGCGGCTTCCTGTTGCCGATCCTTGAGCCAAAGAGGAAAGGGTTGTGGCCACTTTCTTCGCATCGGCATAGTCAAGGAAGCGGACGCGGATAGCCGCCTGGTTGGCGGGATCCTCCACCGGGAAGTCGAATTTTTTGACCAGATCCTTCACATCCTGAATGGTGCGAGGCGGTCCAAAGATCACAACCGAATTCGAACGTTCGTCCACGCTGACTTTAAAAGTCGCGCCACCGGCCTGACCACCGCGTTTGCTGGTTTCAGAAACCTGCAGAATCTCCTGGACCTTTTGCGAAATGGCTTTGGCGTCACCGTAACGAATAGGAACCAGAGCCACCTTGGGCTGCTGACCCGCGACATCCAAAAGCTCGACGATCTGAAGGATACGGCGCACCTTGTAGCCCGTATCACTGATGATCAGGGTGTTGGTCGGCTGATAGGCGATCATGGAGTTGGTCGATACGAGCTGCGACAGAGTCTGCTGAATCTGTTTCGCGTCGATGTATTTCAGCGGAACGATCTGCGTGATCAGCTTATCCGTGCGCGGTGCCCAGGTCGTCCCCTGATAAATATGCAGGTTGCCCTTGAGTGCGTTGCGTGTCGGCAGAATCTTGATGACCTTGCCGGTTTCCACAGTGGTGTAGCCGAGAACGTTCAAAGCCGAAAGAAAGGCCTGATAGGCTTCATCTTTCGTGACTTTCTTCGGCGAAATCATCTGCACTTTGCCGCTGACGCCTTTGCCGATAATCACGTTCTTACCGGTCCAGAGCGCAACCGCGCGGATGATGTCCTTGATTTCTGTCGGTTCAGGAAAGTCGATGCTTACGAGCTCCTGGCCTTCCGGTACGTTTTCCGCGCCGGGGGTCTTCGCTCCTGGCTGACCAAAGGCAGGGCCAGAGGGCAGTCGAGGGCTATCGCTCGGTCCTTCCGGTTCGTCCGGCATGGATTCTTCCGGCATCGGCGGAGGGTTATCGTCCTGAGCCATCAAGGCTTTCCCGGCCCCGAGACTCAAAATAACCGCTGTTGTCAGTTGTCGTAAGCGAATCACACTCTATCTCCCCATAGTGTGAGCAGGCAGCCTTCCAAGACTTGGCAAACTAGCCTCCCCGCTACTTTATTTCAACGTTTTGTATGCAAGGCGTCTTGCCGCCCTTCAGGTACTCAACGCGAATCTGCTTATCCGCTTGCAGCGATTCGTATACGGCGAAACCTTTTTCCGGTTGCGCCATACTTGTGCCGTTCACGGCCGTAATCACATCACCGCTGCCCAGATGGACCTGCGTCCAAAGCGATCCGCCTTTGACACCGATCAACTTAAAGCCAACCATCACGTTGTCGCGGTGATACGGCACGAGACGCCCTTGTTCCAGGATCTTGGAGAAACCGGGTCCCAGGGATTCCTCGACAAAGCTGCTCTGCAGAGTCACGGTCGTCGTGGCACAATCACCCGATTGACCGGAATCAGCGGCAGACGCCATGCTGGGAACGGCTGAGGCAGCGGGCAAGACAGGTGATGCATCAGGCTTGCCCGCAGTGAGCAAGGAGTTGATTTCCAAGCACTCCTTGACACCATTATTGTTGAGCACAACCTTGCCCTCTTCGATCGCATAGATCAGCGCGGCTTCGTTGCCGATGATGCGCTCCCCTGCACGATAGATGTCAGCTATAGTATAACCCTTTTCCTGAATGGTCGCCAAAGAGGTCTCGGCGCTGCCGGTGTGGATAATACCCAAAAGCTCGACATTCACGGTTGGTTTCTGACACTTGTCATTCGGGTTGAAAGTGGCGGCAGCGCTGCCTTCCGCACTGGGGTCGGCCTCTTCAGGAACGGCGCCTGTGCTGTTGAAGATATTGCGAGCCAGAATCACCTTACGCAGATCTCTGTAGTTGGTATCCTTGCTGAGACGCGGGCGATCCACTTCCTGCCTCGGTTTGAACCTATGCTGCATCGCAGCGCCTGAGAGGAACATAAGGCTCACGGCAGAAAGGATGGAGGCACAAATATAGGCGGCGAAGAGAACGGCAAGGCTCCGCCAGGCAATGTCGAGAACGAGGCGATTCAGGTCCTCGTACGACCGCCAGTAGCCAAGCACTTTGTCTTTCAAAGCCAGAATCTGCATGCCTGCGTCCCTATTGAATCTGAATCGTCATGTTTTGCGTGCTTCCATTGCGATTCAAGCGAACTTCGATTTCCTTTTCACTGCGCAGCTGATTCAGAAGGCGAATGGCCCCCGCGGCATCACGCAGCGGAATGCCGTTGATCTCTTCCACGATATCATTGTTCTGGAATCCGGCTTTCTCGTAGACGGAGTTCTCACGAATACGCGTCAGGCGGAAACCTTTCAATTCCCCACCGACCATATTGGGTTCGGCCTTGGCATCCTGCAGCACCTTGGTGAGCATCTCAGGGGCCAAAATATTGCGTTTGAATTCATCCGTCAGCTTGATGTTCATGCCTTTACGCTCGAAACCCTCTTCCTGATAGGCATCAGGCGGTGGCTTCGACGCCAGGCGATCGAGGGCCGTTCCCACGGCTCCCGGACGTCCGCCCTGGCCTTTGCGTTTGGGCGTCGGCATCACGAACTTTTCGAGCTCGACATACTCACGGCCGGTGTTGCGCTCCAGGATCACGCGGTCGTCGTAGATTTCCACGAGTTTGGCATCATCCTGAATGGTTTCCCCGACCATATAGCTGCTGGTGCGTTTCTTCTGAGTGTTTTCGATCATCGCGAGACCGTTGAACGGATCGCCGGCAAAGATCACGCCGGTCAGCTTCAGAGGCAGATCCGATTTCACAAGCTTGTCCGAACGTGTTCCGGATTTGGCAGGACCGTCAATAGCATCCCCCATCTTCCCTTCGCTATTGAAAATATTTCGCTCAAGGATGATGGTCTGATCCGCTTTGCTGACCTTTTTCTGATCGAGCTTCAGACTCTCAGTGCTGACACGGGTTTTGGGACGTGGGGTTTTGCCGACGGGCAAAAACACGAAGGACATGTAGAGTGAAAGTCCGCTGGCAATGATAAATGCAGCGGCGAGCAGGGCTAAAACCCACTTGAGCGAAAAGCGGCGCAGGAACCGGACGAACCGGAGCAGCTGTTTGCGATCGATCGAGACCAAGACCCTTTCCATACCCACCCTGAGCACGTTGCAATTGTGCTTTCTACCAAACGCCCCATGAAGGGGAGCTAAGCAACGCAGGCTCCCCCAATGACGACAAATGCGCAGGCTCTTTCCTAACGCATCTTTCGGCTATTCGCCTAGTCCTGCATGAGGATTTTTTTTCGTGTCGGCCTTGGAGGCATGGCAATAAAGAAGCCAAAATCACGCATTCTCAGGGGCTTCGCTGGCCAGAAGAAGGTTCTTAATAAACTGTGCGCAGGTCCCAGCCGTGGCGAAACTTATGGTCATGGCATAGTCGGCCTGCCGATATCTATCGACCCTGCGCTGTTCCATCTGGCTCAAACGCTCTTCCAGATAGGCCTGGCGCTGCTGACGATCGGGAATTTCTTTCGCCGCGATCAGCATGGGTCTTTTTTCCAGCTCTTCGGGTCTCTGCAAAAGACGATAGACCACTTCCGACATGGGCGTGGCCAGCCAGATAGTGGGTCCGAGTCGACGCATGAGTTCCATATTCTCTTCGCGTTCCACCGCACCGGCGCCGGGAATGATGATGTGATTCAAAATCCCGCCGATGGCTTCCAGCGCTTCGGTTTCCATTTGGCGAAAAGCTTCTTCCCCCTCCTGGGCGAAGATGTCTTCAATGCGGCGTCCCTGTTTCTTTTCGATCCAGTCGTCCAGGTCCAAAACGCCAAACCCTATGAGCCGCGCGAGCTGATACGCAACGGTGGTTTTGCCGCTCGCTGTCGCGCCGACCACGACTAAATTTGGGAATTGCTTGCGATTGAGCGTGGGGTATTCGAGGACTTTTTTCAAGATCAGTTATCCGCTATAGATGGTTCCGTATCATTCTTTCTAACATTGCTGGCCCGCTGGGTGAAGGGGATTTATGTACATATCAGTCCAAAAGCAGGATTCTGTTCTCACCTGGACGATTCGCCGCCCGGATCGCTTGAATGCCTTGGGTCCCATCATCGGCGCGGAGCTTTTGGAACTCGTGATGCAGCTGGAGCAGGAGCTGGAACCCTTCCGAACGGACCCTGCCATCGAAGAGCCGCCCTATCGTGGGCTGATCCTGCGTGCAGACCCGGTTCGGCGGGGCCAGAATCCACCCATATGGATTGCAGGCGGTGATCTGAAAGAACTTGCGCAGCTGTCATCACCCGCTGATGGACGGGCCTACGCTGCGGAATGGGCGCAAATCGGCCTTATTTTGCAGGGTCTGCCGATTCCCGTGATCGCCGCGATTCAGGGCGCAGCGATCGGAGGCGGCGCAGAGCTGGCTCTGGCGGCTGACGTGCGACTCGCGACCGCAGAGAGTTCACTGCACTTCAAACAGCTGGAAGTCGGTCTTGCGACGGGCTATGCCAGCTGTCAGCGTCTTGTGACTCTAGTGGGTCAGGCCCGTGCGACTGATCTTCTGCTCCGCTGTCGCCGACTTTCCGCGAGCGAAGCGCAAAGTTTGGGACTCATCAATGACCTTGCCGCCGATGACACGGAACTTGAGACGCTCCTCACAAGCGTCATGCACGATTTCAAGCGCCTGTCACCGCGAAGCCTGATGATCCAAAAACACATGCTCCAGGGCCCCTTTGTCGATAAAAAACCACAATGGGCCGATCGCGAACTGGACCTTTTCCAGCAGCTCTGGATGCACCCGGCGCATGAAAGATTTCTGCGAAAATTTATGGGGAATTGAACAGAGTCGCGAGTTTTCCTGGCACACAGGGGATGCGGGCATTTAAATTCACGAGGAAACGCGAGGCCGCAGCCTTGGGCCAAAGGCGGCTCATCTCAGAAATTTCCAGAACGGGAAGCCCCTTCAGCTGCGATGGGGCGGCCCAGGTCGTCATATTCAGATTCTGACAGTAACGCTTCCATTGCGGCTTAAGGTCCGCGGGATAATCCACGGCGATAAAATTGGTCTGCGGAAATGCAAGGCGCAATCCCAAAAGGACCAGCGCATGCGTGGGATCAGTCTCCCATCCCTGCAGCCGTAAGGCGCTCGGCTGCAGCGCCCATCGTTCCCGAAAGGCCCTCGCGAGGCTTTTTTTCCAGGCTAAAACTTCATGCTCCCGCAGCCAGTCCGCAAAGCCTTCCGCACGCTGTTCAGCAGGAAGAGGAGCTTCCGTACCTGGCAGAACGCAGGCCGTCACCGCACCATCCACCGCATAAAACTCAGGCCCATCGTACCAAAGATCGGCAACCCAGCCGCGAAAGCCTTTATAGTAAATTTTTCCAGGAGGAAGATCCGGGAAGGAAGGCAGCTGGCCCCACGGGAGTTTCCCGGCCAGAGCCAGTGTTCCATCCGCCGTTTCACAGGCCCAGAAGGAAGCCAGGCGAAACACAGGATACGGGGCCTCAGGAGCCCCGTTTTCAGGAAAGGTCCAGATCATACGTTGAAGCGGAATTCCATGACATCGCCGTCTTTCACGACGTAATCACGGCCTTCCTGGCGAATCAGACCCTGATCTTTGAGCTTGGCGCGTGCGCCGACCTTCACCAGGTCCGGGATCACATAAACTTCAGCACAGATGAATCCACGCTCAAAGTCCGAGTGAATCACGCCCGCCGCGGCTGGCGCCTTATCACCCTTGTGAATCGTCCAGGCGCGGATCTCTTTTTCACCGGCGGTGAAGTAAGTCTGCAGACCGAGAAGGCTATAACCCGCGCGGATCAGACGGTTCAGACCAGGCTCGGTCATGCCGAAGTCCTTGATCATTTCCATCTTCTCTTCCAGCGAGAGCTGGCTCAGCTCTTCTTCGATCTTGCCACAGATGATGACGCATTCAGCTTTTTCCGCAGCCGCGTGTGCCTTCACCTTTTTGGTGAACTCATTGTCCTGCGAACCATCAGCCAGGGATTCTTCCACGTTGCACACATAAAGAACGCTTTTCGCGGTGATCAGATGCAGCTCTTCGTAAGCCTTCTGCACAGCAGGTTCATCACCCACAAAATCAGCCAGGGGGAAAACGCGCGCAGGCTTCAGCTCGTTCAACTGGTTTTGAAGAGCCGTCAGCATCTCCGCGATCTTCACGATATCTTTTTTGCCCGTTTTCAAAAGCTTCTGATAACGGCTATTGGCATTCTCAACCGTGGCCATATCCGCAAGGACCAGCTCGGTGTTGATGATCTCGATATCCCGGATCGGATCCACACCGCCCTCGACGTGCGTGATGTCGCTGTCGTCAAAGCAGCGAACCACGTGGGCGATGGCGTTGGTGCTCTTGATGTGACCCAGGAACTGGTTGCCGAGGCCCTCACCTTTGGAGGCGCCGCGCACGAGCCCGGCGATATCGACGAATTCCATGCTGGCAGGCACGATGCGCTGGGCTTTTACATACTTGTCGAGTTCCTGAAGGCGCGGATCCGGAACATCCACCCGGCCCACGTTCGGATCGATCGTACAAAACGGATAGTTGGCCGAAGCCGCACCCGCCGACGTCAAAGCATTGAAAATAGTCGACTTGCCGACGTTAGGCAGACCAACGATACCGCATTTAAAACCCATGGCTCTTAGCTCCGCATATTGATGAATTGCAGCGGCAGACCGATCTCGGTCGCGGCGCGCAATGTTCTGATCGTCTCCTGCAGATCGTCGATGCTTTTGCCCGTGACCCGGACCTGCTCGTCCTGGATCGCCGCCTGCACCTTGATCTTCGAATCTTTGATCAGTTTGACAATTTTCTTGGCTTCTTCCTTATCAATCCCGTTCTTGAGCGTAACTTCCTGGCGCAAAGCATTGCCCGAGCCTTCGATCTGCTTGCCGTAATCCAGCGTGCGCAGATCCACCGAGCGCTTGACCAATTTTTGCTCCAGAAGCTGATGGATGGCCCGAAGTTTCAGCTCGTCATCCGCCAGGATCTTGATCTTTTTTTCCGTTTTATCAAATTCGATCGTCGACTTGCTGCCGCGGAAATCAAAGCGGGTCGAAATCTCTTTCACCGTTTGGTTTACGGCGTTGTCGACTTCCTGAAGATTGACTTCGTTGACGATGTCGAAAGAAGGCATATTCAGCAACTCCTAAAAAAGGGACTTCCCACAAACAGTCGATTTCTTTAACCTAAAGGATTATGCCAAGGAACAGAAGAATCATTGCATCCGCCAGTTGCGTCGTTTTAGCATATACGACTGCGATCCCCTGTCTTTTTGCCGAGAAAAATCAGGTAAAACTGGCTCTTCCTATGAAACCCTCCCAGGAGCGCGAAGATTACCAGGAGTGCGTGACCTCGGTCATTAAAAAATACCAGGGTCCGGGCTCGGTAAAAAAGAACAAGAAGCTCCAATATGGCCTGGCTGCCTGCAAGGATCGCTATCCGGCCGTCTCCATTATGATCGACTGCAAAAAAGAGATGGCCGCTGCCTATCGCGAGGATCATGACGCGCTGAAAGCCGCTCTGATCGAGTGCAAGAGCGAATACAGCAAGTACACCTTCAACCCCAAAAATCCGGTGCCCTTCGTTCTGCGGGGGGAGCAGGTCTTTTTCGCCGGCGCGGGTTTGAATCGCAGTCACCCCATCCGGGCCCAGGAGGACGAGGATCCGACCAACGGCCTTTATATGAGCGATAACTTCGGCAACTTTTCCTGCACCTCGCTCTATAAAACCATGTTCCGCGAGCTGCAGCCGGAGTACCTGCTCTTTGGCAACGATCCCTTCGTCTACACGCCTCTGCGTCACGCCAAGCGCGAGGAATTCCTGAAATCCGTAGGCCTCGCGGGCGCCTTGAATAAGCCGAAAACCATGCTTCTTTCGATGCATCGCGATTTCGGCGAGCTCCATTACGAGCCTTCGACCCAGGAAACCGTGAATTACTTTCCGATGAGTTACTGCAACTTCGATCGCAAACTCGGACCTATTTTCGAAGGCATGAAGATCTATTACCTGGTCGATCGTATCAGCACCCAGGTGACGCCCTACTTCGGCACGGCCTTCTATCGCGATGACAGCAAGATTCCGGTGAAAGACCTCGCCGAGCAGATCCGCACCCTGCTCGGCAATCAGTATAAACTCTTCAATCCCAGACCCGGCGTCACCTTGATCTCGCAGGTGGAACCGTCGGCCTTCGACAAGGAAGGCGATCCGAAGAACGTGTGTCAAAGCGGCCAACAGTCACCCTATATGGCCGTGATCAACGAGCGCGAGTCCACGGGTATGGCGTCTTACACTTTGCTCGCGAATATCAGTAACCTCTGCCGCTATGGCGACAAAATCTCCTCCCGCTTTCTGAAAAAAGGTCCCTGAGACACGATCAACCTGCTATGATACCCGCCGTCGCGGCCAAACCGCCTATTTTCTGAATTTCACAGCGGATCCCATCTATGAGCGTCGAAGTCGCCAAGCAACGCATTCTGCAAAGAGTGCCGCTCGCTACATTGATCGGCGAAACAGTCGCGCTGACCACACGTAGCGGCCGGCAGGTCGGCCTTTGTCCCTTTCACGGGGAAAAGTCGCCGAGCTTTACCATTTTCGATGATCACTACTTCTGCTTCGGCTGTCGCGCCCGTGGCGACGCCATCACCTTTGTCCGGGAAATGCAGGGGCTTTCCTTTCTGGAATCCCTCCGTTATCTCGCCGAGAAATTCGGCATTGATGTCCCGGAATTGGAGCATCCCACGCACGATCGCGCGGCTCGCCAGATGGAGTCCAACCTTTATAAGATCTGTGCGGAAAGCCTGAGCTTTTTCCGTGAACGCCTGCTGGCATCGAACGGAACCTTTGCCCTTCAGTATCTCGAAAGCCGGGGTTTCACGCCGGAATTCATCGAGAAGCATCAGTTCGGCCTGAGTCCGCAGGAACCGCAGTTTCTGGTCAATCACCTTCTGCGCAAGGGCTTCGCGATCAAGGACATGATCACGGCTTCGGTGGCGAACAGCTCGCAGTACGATAACAAGGCCTACGATTTCTTCAACCATCGCCTCATGATTCCGATCTTCGATATGCATGGCCGGGCGATTGCTTTCGGCGGCCGCTGCTTCGGTGATGAGCAGCCGAAATACAAAAACAGCCGGGAAACACCGCTCTTTGATAAGTCGCAGGTCCTTTACGGCCTGCATCTCGCGAAGGAACCGATTCGCCGCGATCGTCGGGCGATCGTATGCGAAGGATACATGGATGTCCTTCAGCTCTGGCAGGCGGGCATTCCGCATGCCGTCGCCTGTCTCGGCACGGCTTTGACCATCCATCACCTGCGTCGGCTCGCAGCGCTCACGCCGCGCGTTTATCTTATTTTTGATGGCGATCGCGCGGGTCGCGCGGCCACCTTGCGCACAGTGTCCCTGGCTCTGGAAGTGCCTCAAACTGAATTCAAGGTCGTGGTCCTTCCCGAGGAGCATGATCCCGATACCTTTGTGAAAGAGTACGGCGTGGCCGGCATGGAACAGCAGCTGCAAGGCGCGCAAAACCTTTTGGAATTTGCGATCCAGGCGCGTCTCATGGAAACGCATGACCTCGGCGTTCCGGATCTGATCAATAAGGAATTCATTCCCTGGCTGCAGTCGGTGGATGATCCCGTGCGGCGTCAGTATCTTTTGGTGCGCATTGCTGAACTCACCGGAGTACCGGCTGCCGACCTTGAAGAAAAGGTGAAGCCGGACACAGCGGTCAAACGCGTGGCCCCATCGCGGGTGGAGGCTCCGGCTCCCGAAGCTCCCCGACCCAAGGTGCAGGAACTGAAAGGCGCGGAACTTTCCTTCATGGGCCATCTTTTCTTTTCACGTCCGGGTGAAATAGATCTGGATACGACCGAGCAGATGCTGAAAACGCAGCTTGAACTCGATGAACTCTGGCTCGATTTCGCGCTGGAATTATCGAAGGCTCTGCGGCGTAATCTGGTGCCGTCCGAACTCAACAAATCGCACTGGACCTCGCTTGTGATTCCAGAAGCGCTGACGCTGATCGAGAGGCTGGAACGCGACGCTCCTCTTTACATCACGACGGCCCGTCAGCAGCAGATGGAAAAGCTGGCCAAGGAAGTACGTCGCAAAGCACTGAAAGAAAGCCTCGCGCGTCTGAAGCAGAACCTGATGCGCGGTACGGCTGAAGAGCAGCGGGAAATTCTTG harbors:
- the gspD gene encoding type II secretion system secretin GspD gives rise to the protein MIRLRQLTTAVILSLGAGKALMAQDDNPPPMPEESMPDEPEGPSDSPRLPSGPAFGQPGAKTPGAENVPEGQELVSIDFPEPTEIKDIIRAVALWTGKNVIIGKGVSGKVQMISPKKVTKDEAYQAFLSALNVLGYTTVETGKVIKILPTRNALKGNLHIYQGTTWAPRTDKLITQIVPLKYIDAKQIQQTLSQLVSTNSMIAYQPTNTLIISDTGYKVRRILQIVELLDVAGQQPKVALVPIRYGDAKAISQKVQEILQVSETSKRGGQAGGATFKVSVDERSNSVVIFGPPRTIQDVKDLVKKFDFPVEDPANQAAIRVRFLDYADAKKVATTLSSLAQGSATGSRRTPISSPVRTIGQNNSGRMNTPSGPAPVAELGDNVKITADESSNSLLITGSRAAYDAINSIVRKLDRRRPQVYVEADILDVNLSDDFSFGTSILLGSKSGKSIQSYGWQGQGVTPIVAASSITNAGGANAALDTTTKAGVASALSKDFTIGVLAGQPIEIPGIGSVTPAGLITMLKSDGNTRVLSSPHLLTSNNEVAKIVVGDKIFYKTATQSAAIGVGAIEKVEKEDADLSLELKPNISHTGNYVTLKLDLEASEGGLNPNTNLPNINKRQTSQLVTVKNGQTAVISGLVKRREAEIYQKIPLLGDIPILGWLFRNSTLKKETTSLMIFLTPHIVYGANDLAAIYDKKVQERDDLMAKAFGSDEDDEFIKALPARDAGRYHPDANDAREEREQELLRRQQQEDRGELEEKPAGKPELGERPEDPTTVPMPTGGFDETPMMGGPGGGMDGGNDVPPPPPPPPPPVPVPTPEPMDMPEPMEPPQ
- a CDS encoding type II secretion system protein N, translating into MQILALKDKVLGYWRSYEDLNRLVLDIAWRSLAVLFAAYICASILSAVSLMFLSGAAMQHRFKPRQEVDRPRLSKDTNYRDLRKVILARNIFNSTGAVPEEADPSAEGSAAATFNPNDKCQKPTVNVELLGIIHTGSAETSLATIQEKGYTIADIYRAGERIIGNEAALIYAIEEGKVVLNNNGVKECLEINSLLTAGKPDASPVLPAASAVPSMASAADSGQSGDCATTTVTLQSSFVEESLGPGFSKILEQGRLVPYHRDNVMVGFKLIGVKGGSLWTQVHLGSGDVITAVNGTSMAQPEKGFAVYESLQADKQIRVEYLKGGKTPCIQNVEIK
- a CDS encoding enoyl-CoA hydratase/isomerase family protein — translated: MYISVQKQDSVLTWTIRRPDRLNALGPIIGAELLELVMQLEQELEPFRTDPAIEEPPYRGLILRADPVRRGQNPPIWIAGGDLKELAQLSSPADGRAYAAEWAQIGLILQGLPIPVIAAIQGAAIGGGAELALAADVRLATAESSLHFKQLEVGLATGYASCQRLVTLVGQARATDLLLRCRRLSASEAQSLGLINDLAADDTELETLLTSVMHDFKRLSPRSLMIQKHMLQGPFVDKKPQWADRELDLFQQLWMHPAHERFLRKFMGN
- a CDS encoding shikimate kinase; its protein translation is MKKVLEYPTLNRKQFPNLVVVGATASGKTTVAYQLARLIGFGVLDLDDWIEKKQGRRIEDIFAQEGEEAFRQMETEALEAIGGILNHIIIPGAGAVEREENMELMRRLGPTIWLATPMSEVVYRLLQRPEELEKRPMLIAAKEIPDRQQRQAYLEERLSQMEQRRVDRYRQADYAMTISFATAGTCAQFIKNLLLASEAPENA
- the gspC gene encoding type II secretion system protein GspC produces the protein MERVLVSIDRKQLLRFVRFLRRFSLKWVLALLAAAFIIASGLSLYMSFVFLPVGKTPRPKTRVSTESLKLDQKKVSKADQTIILERNIFNSEGKMGDAIDGPAKSGTRSDKLVKSDLPLKLTGVIFAGDPFNGLAMIENTQKKRTSSYMVGETIQDDAKLVEIYDDRVILERNTGREYVELEKFVMPTPKRKGQGGRPGAVGTALDRLASKPPPDAYQEEGFERKGMNIKLTDEFKRNILAPEMLTKVLQDAKAEPNMVGGELKGFRLTRIRENSVYEKAGFQNNDIVEEINGIPLRDAAGAIRLLNQLRSEKEIEVRLNRNGSTQNMTIQIQ
- the ychF gene encoding redox-regulated ATPase YchF, with amino-acid sequence MGFKCGIVGLPNVGKSTIFNALTSAGAASANYPFCTIDPNVGRVDVPDPRLQELDKYVKAQRIVPASMEFVDIAGLVRGASKGEGLGNQFLGHIKSTNAIAHVVRCFDDSDITHVEGGVDPIRDIEIINTELVLADMATVENANSRYQKLLKTGKKDIVKIAEMLTALQNQLNELKPARVFPLADFVGDEPAVQKAYEELHLITAKSVLYVCNVEESLADGSQDNEFTKKVKAHAAAEKAECVIICGKIEEELSQLSLEEKMEMIKDFGMTEPGLNRLIRAGYSLLGLQTYFTAGEKEIRAWTIHKGDKAPAAAGVIHSDFERGFICAEVYVIPDLVKVGARAKLKDQGLIRQEGRDYVVKDGDVMEFRFNV
- the dnaG gene encoding DNA primase produces the protein MSVEVAKQRILQRVPLATLIGETVALTTRSGRQVGLCPFHGEKSPSFTIFDDHYFCFGCRARGDAITFVREMQGLSFLESLRYLAEKFGIDVPELEHPTHDRAARQMESNLYKICAESLSFFRERLLASNGTFALQYLESRGFTPEFIEKHQFGLSPQEPQFLVNHLLRKGFAIKDMITASVANSSQYDNKAYDFFNHRLMIPIFDMHGRAIAFGGRCFGDEQPKYKNSRETPLFDKSQVLYGLHLAKEPIRRDRRAIVCEGYMDVLQLWQAGIPHAVACLGTALTIHHLRRLAALTPRVYLIFDGDRAGRAATLRTVSLALEVPQTEFKVVVLPEEHDPDTFVKEYGVAGMEQQLQGAQNLLEFAIQARLMETHDLGVPDLINKEFIPWLQSVDDPVRRQYLLVRIAELTGVPAADLEEKVKPDTAVKRVAPSRVEAPAPEAPRPKVQELKGAELSFMGHLFFSRPGEIDLDTTEQMLKTQLELDELWLDFALELSKALRRNLVPSELNKSHWTSLVIPEALTLIERLERDAPLYITTARQQQMEKLAKEVRRKALKESLARLKQNLMRGTAEEQREILAAVARITKELNAAAVNSGTNP
- a CDS encoding YajQ family cyclic di-GMP-binding protein, translated to MPSFDIVNEVNLQEVDNAVNQTVKEISTRFDFRGSKSTIEFDKTEKKIKILADDELKLRAIHQLLEQKLVKRSVDLRTLDYGKQIEGSGNALRQEVTLKNGIDKEEAKKIVKLIKDSKIKVQAAIQDEQVRVTGKSIDDLQETIRTLRAATEIGLPLQFINMRS